A single region of the Papilio machaon chromosome 13, ilPapMach1.1, whole genome shotgun sequence genome encodes:
- the LOC106717953 gene encoding kazrin isoform X2 codes for MALVRRILGDAQAKLRKMVDEQVSVGTRVEAEAEPEPADPLITPASSALERSDLDPRPIPPERRLLIGTLDKPRNGSLNGDKQGTLNRTSRITVRNSRDNPFIDDDNKENQANGKLESPVKWPTQNGSDSGTYAEIGNGGTSNTSERNILDPGDSSEEEVPLPEATSPGRSSDGPEPRADITASLDGGSASPGGRSDRSRQEEVPASPGMLSATQITRRLRQENERLQAELTRVRRLLVSAAERGEAGSSLMERSKGEGTDDAPTFDPQQLEKELLLAREAVTSLKADKKRLKAEKFDLLNQMKQLYATLEDKEKELRDFIRNYEQMRSRGGASSALGAERAERERERAALLRHARDEAERSLQLAAALNARDTQLRHAREQLFEARRQLQAAGCLSEGESVASLGLGPPMMLGGPSGLLGDRGSCSADSGVRVTGSSDGGATSVCGGNLSDSTAEGVPPSIDPYDTDATSLVSSAHHYQLSTPRDCSPTLSPHNSASPFTRSIDAGSLSRSVEQLSSPGDSESALVGLRPRSGKTSRGRGSAWGSISRVFARSRHRTKSGSAAVSGHESEPVYAGTGGSRAWSPLGSEAALREAAALPLARWRAPAIIAWLELALGMPQYAATIADNVKSGKIRALNGQVLLELTDTDLEVGLGITQPMHRKKLRLAIEERRRPDLVRNPTIGHLTHAWVAAEWLPDLGLSQYAESFLANLVDARMLDTISKKELEKYLGVTRKFHQASIVHGIHLLRIMKYDRQALVVRRHQCENVDADPLVWTNQRFIRWAHNIDLGEFADNLKDSGVHGGLVVLEPSFTGETMATALGIPPSKSIIRRHLVAEFDALIIPARNMFGHQIRMLGRPFSRSVATGLPGIDFTADSRRHSLRGSISRALGVLKPKLDRTSPSSSSESSSVLSLSGQSYQMSYSPPIGVRTLSQLSMTYAPPPTLQEYEPIYTPLSLYSQSSVSTRDSSQRLNDIKEGVGITHRYGQRADHAHRVSSPLPAKSMDDTAIKQKRHRRVKSIGDINASSKSSV; via the exons ATGGCACTAGTTCGCCGCATTCTAGGTGACGCTcag gCGAAACTTCGCAAAATGGTGGACGAACAAGTATCAGTGGGCACAAGAGTGGAGGCAGAGGCAGAACCCGAGCCTGCCGACCCTCTCATCACACCGGCAAGCTCTGCCCTGGAGAGATCTGACTTAGATCCCAGACCCATACCGCCGGAACGACGTCTCCTCATTGGCACATTAGATAAGCCAAGGAATGGCTCCTTGAACGGAGATAAACAGGGTACATTAAACAGAACATCGAGAATAACCGTAAGAAATAGCAGGGATAATCCTTTTATTG ATGATGACAATAAAGAAAATCAAGCAAACGGTAAACTGGAGTCACCAGTTAAATGGCCGACTCAAAACGGCAGCGACAGTGGCACTTACGCTGAAATAGGCAATGGAGGTACTAGCAATACTAGCGAGAGGAATATTCTTGATCCTGGTGATAGTTCAGAAGAAGAGGTGCCGTTACCTGAAGCAACATCTCCCGGAAGAAGTAGTGATGGTCCTGAACCGAGAGCTGATATCACCGCAAGTCTTGATGGag gATCGGCATCGCCCGGAGGCCGGTCCGACCGATCCCGACAAGAAGAGGTACCCGCCTCTCCTGGAATGTTATCAGCCACACAAATCACTCGTAGATTGAGACAAGAAAACGAGCGCCTACag GCGGAGCTTACTCGCGTGCGACGGTTGCTAGTATCAGCGGCGGAGCGTGGCGAGGCTGGCAGCTCCCTGATGGAAAGGAGTAAAGGCGAGGGAACCGACGATGCGCCGACATTTGACCCACAACAACTAGAGAAGGAACTGCTTCTTGCCAGAGAAGCAGTTACCT CCTTGAAAGCGGATAAGAAGAGGTTGAAGGCCGAGAAATTTGATTTGCTAAACCAGATGAAACAGCTTTACGCTACGCTCGAAGATAAAGAAAAGGAGTTGCGAGACTTTATCAGGAATTATGAACAG ATGCGATCACGTGGCGGAGCATCATCTGCACTAGGAGCAGAACGTGCAGAGCGGGAGAGAGAGCGCGCGGCCCTACTTCGTCACGCTAGGGACGAGGCAGAGAGATCTCTCCAGCTTGCGGCAGCTCTCAATGCTAGGGATACGCAACTGCGTCATGCAAGGGAACAACTATTTGAG GCTCGCAGGCAGTTACAAGCTGCTGGATGCTTGTCTGAGGGGGAGAGTGTGGCTTCCCTCGGGCTTGGTCCACCGATGATGCTCGGCGGTCCCTCGGGACTGCTGGGTGATAGAGGTAGCTGCAGCGCCGATTCTGGTGTCAGAG TGACAGGGAGCAGTGATGGCGGCGCGACGTCAGTCTGTGGCGGCAACTTATCAGACTCGACGGCGGAGGGCGTCCCGCCTTCTATTGACCCGTATGATACTGATGCAACATCGCTCGTCTCATCTGCTCATCATTATCAAC TGAGCACGCCTCGAGACTGCAGCCCAACGCTATCTCCGCATAACAGCGCCTCACCTTTCACTCGCTCCATTGACGCTGGCTCGCTTTCCAG GTCAGTAGAGCAGCTATCCAGTCCAGGTGACAGTGAGTCAGCTCTAGTAGGATTGCGCCCTCGCTCAGGCAAGACAAGCCGAGGTCGAGGCTCCGCTTGGGGGTCCATATCGCGTGTGTTCGCACGCAGCAGACATCGCACTAAATCAGGCAGCGCCGCTGTCAGTGGACACGAAAGCG AGCCAGTGTACGCCGGCACGGGCGGCAGTCGCGCATGGTCACCACTGGGCAGCGAGGCGGCGCTGCGTGAGGCGGCAGCATTGCCGCTAGCGCGGTGGCGGGCACCTGCCATCATCGCCTGGCTAGAGCTAGCGCTTGGCATGCCGCAGTACGCTGCCACCATCGCTGATAATGTCAAAAGTGGCAAG ATTCGTGCTTTGAATGGGCAGGTTTTGCTTGAGCTGACAGACACGGATCTGGAAGTGGGACTGGGCATTACGCAGCCGATGCACCGCAAGAAGCTGCGCCTGGCCATCGAGGAGCGCCGCCGACCAGACCTTGTCAGGAACCCCACCATTGGTCATCTCACTCACGCTTGGGTGGCCGCAGAATGGTTGCCGGATTTGGGTCTATCACAG TACGCAGAATCTTTCCTGGCAAATCTCGTCGATGCCCGTATGTTGGATACGATCAGTAAAAAAGAGctggaaaaatatttaggaGTGACCAGAAAGTTCCATCAAGCATCCATCGTTCATGGCATTCATCTTTTACGAATAATGAAATATGATCGACAA gctTTGGTTGTGAGGCGACATCAATGTGAGAATGTTGATGCCGATCCTTTAGTTTGGACCAACCAAAGATTTATACGTTGGGCTCATAATATTGATTTAGGAGAATTCGCTGATAATCTAAAAG ataGCGGTGTGCATGGCGGCTTAGTGGTTTTAGAGCCATCCTTTACTGGAGAAACAATGGCTACTGCATTGGGCATACCGCCGTCGAAGAGCATTATAAGAAGACATTTGGTGGCGGAGTTTGACGCCCTGATCATCCCAGCAAG GAACATGTTCGGACATCAAATCAGAATGTTAGGAAGACCCTTTTCTAGGTCTGTGGCTACAGGATTACCAGGCATTGATTTCACGGCAGACTCCAGAAGGCATAGTTTAAGA gGATCAATATCTCGAGCATTGGGAGTGTTAAAGCCGAAACTAGATCGCACCTCGCCGTCGAGTTCTAGTGAAAGCTCAAGCGTTCTAAGCCTTAGTGGACAATCCTATCAGATGTCATATTCGCCACCTATAGGCGTAAGGACTTTGTCACAACTAAGCATGACTTACGCCCCGCCGCCAACGCTGCAGGAATATGAGCCGATTTACACGCCGCTCAGTTTGTATTCCCAGTCTAGCGTCTCTACTCGGGATAGTTCACAGAGATTGAATGACATCAAAGAAGGCGTTGGTATCACACACag ATATGGTCAAAGAGCAGACCATGCTCATAGAGTAAGCTCTCCGCTGCCAGCGAAATCAATGGACGATACGGCGATCAAGCAAAAAAGACATCGGCGGGTAAAGAGCATTGGAGATATAAATGCGAGTAGTAAATCATCTGTTTAG
- the LOC106717953 gene encoding kazrin isoform X3, translated as MALVRRILGDAQAKLRKMVDEQVSVGTRVEAEAEPEPADPLITPASSALERSDLDPRPIPPERRLLIGTLDKPRNGSLNGDKQGTLNRTSRITVRNSRDNPFIDDDNKENQANGKLESPVKWPTQNGSDSGTYAEIGNGGTSNTSERNILDPGDSSEEEVPLPEATSPGRSSDGPEPRADITASLDGGSASPGGRSDRSRQEEVPASPGMLSATQITRRLRQENERLQAELTRVRRLLVSAAERGEAGSSLMERSKGEGTDDAPTFDPQQLEKELLLAREAVTSLKADKKRLKAEKFDLLNQMKQLYATLEDKEKELRDFIRNYEQMRSRGGASSALGAERAERERERAALLRHARDEAERSLQLAAALNARDTQLRHAREQLFEARRQLQAAGCLSEGESVASLGLGPPMMLGGPSGLLGDRGSCSADSGVRGSSDGGATSVCGGNLSDSTAEGVPPSIDPYDTDATSLVSSAHHYQLSTPRDCSPTLSPHNSASPFTRSIDAGSLSRSVEQLSSPGDSESALVGLRPRSGKTSRGRGSAWGSISRVFARSRHRTKSGSAAVSGHESEPVYAGTGGSRAWSPLGSEAALREAAALPLARWRAPAIIAWLELALGMPQYAATIADNVKSGKIRALNGQVLLELTDTDLEVGLGITQPMHRKKLRLAIEERRRPDLVRNPTIGHLTHAWVAAEWLPDLGLSQYAESFLANLVDARMLDTISKKELEKYLGVTRKFHQASIVHGIHLLRIMKYDRQALVVRRHQCENVDADPLVWTNQRFIRWAHNIDLGEFADNLKDSGVHGGLVVLEPSFTGETMATALGIPPSKSIIRRHLVAEFDALIIPARNMFGHQIRMLGRPFSRSVATGLPGIDFTADSRRHSLRGSISRALGVLKPKLDRTSPSSSSESSSVLSLSGQSYQMSYSPPIGVRTLSQLSMTYAPPPTLQEYEPIYTPLSLYSQSSVSTRDSSQRLNDIKEGVGITHRYGQRADHAHRVSSPLPAKSMDDTAIKQKRHRRVKSIGDINASSKSSV; from the exons ATGGCACTAGTTCGCCGCATTCTAGGTGACGCTcag gCGAAACTTCGCAAAATGGTGGACGAACAAGTATCAGTGGGCACAAGAGTGGAGGCAGAGGCAGAACCCGAGCCTGCCGACCCTCTCATCACACCGGCAAGCTCTGCCCTGGAGAGATCTGACTTAGATCCCAGACCCATACCGCCGGAACGACGTCTCCTCATTGGCACATTAGATAAGCCAAGGAATGGCTCCTTGAACGGAGATAAACAGGGTACATTAAACAGAACATCGAGAATAACCGTAAGAAATAGCAGGGATAATCCTTTTATTG ATGATGACAATAAAGAAAATCAAGCAAACGGTAAACTGGAGTCACCAGTTAAATGGCCGACTCAAAACGGCAGCGACAGTGGCACTTACGCTGAAATAGGCAATGGAGGTACTAGCAATACTAGCGAGAGGAATATTCTTGATCCTGGTGATAGTTCAGAAGAAGAGGTGCCGTTACCTGAAGCAACATCTCCCGGAAGAAGTAGTGATGGTCCTGAACCGAGAGCTGATATCACCGCAAGTCTTGATGGag gATCGGCATCGCCCGGAGGCCGGTCCGACCGATCCCGACAAGAAGAGGTACCCGCCTCTCCTGGAATGTTATCAGCCACACAAATCACTCGTAGATTGAGACAAGAAAACGAGCGCCTACag GCGGAGCTTACTCGCGTGCGACGGTTGCTAGTATCAGCGGCGGAGCGTGGCGAGGCTGGCAGCTCCCTGATGGAAAGGAGTAAAGGCGAGGGAACCGACGATGCGCCGACATTTGACCCACAACAACTAGAGAAGGAACTGCTTCTTGCCAGAGAAGCAGTTACCT CCTTGAAAGCGGATAAGAAGAGGTTGAAGGCCGAGAAATTTGATTTGCTAAACCAGATGAAACAGCTTTACGCTACGCTCGAAGATAAAGAAAAGGAGTTGCGAGACTTTATCAGGAATTATGAACAG ATGCGATCACGTGGCGGAGCATCATCTGCACTAGGAGCAGAACGTGCAGAGCGGGAGAGAGAGCGCGCGGCCCTACTTCGTCACGCTAGGGACGAGGCAGAGAGATCTCTCCAGCTTGCGGCAGCTCTCAATGCTAGGGATACGCAACTGCGTCATGCAAGGGAACAACTATTTGAG GCTCGCAGGCAGTTACAAGCTGCTGGATGCTTGTCTGAGGGGGAGAGTGTGGCTTCCCTCGGGCTTGGTCCACCGATGATGCTCGGCGGTCCCTCGGGACTGCTGGGTGATAGAGGTAGCTGCAGCGCCGATTCTGGTGTCAGAG GGAGCAGTGATGGCGGCGCGACGTCAGTCTGTGGCGGCAACTTATCAGACTCGACGGCGGAGGGCGTCCCGCCTTCTATTGACCCGTATGATACTGATGCAACATCGCTCGTCTCATCTGCTCATCATTATCAAC TGAGCACGCCTCGAGACTGCAGCCCAACGCTATCTCCGCATAACAGCGCCTCACCTTTCACTCGCTCCATTGACGCTGGCTCGCTTTCCAG GTCAGTAGAGCAGCTATCCAGTCCAGGTGACAGTGAGTCAGCTCTAGTAGGATTGCGCCCTCGCTCAGGCAAGACAAGCCGAGGTCGAGGCTCCGCTTGGGGGTCCATATCGCGTGTGTTCGCACGCAGCAGACATCGCACTAAATCAGGCAGCGCCGCTGTCAGTGGACACGAAAGCG AGCCAGTGTACGCCGGCACGGGCGGCAGTCGCGCATGGTCACCACTGGGCAGCGAGGCGGCGCTGCGTGAGGCGGCAGCATTGCCGCTAGCGCGGTGGCGGGCACCTGCCATCATCGCCTGGCTAGAGCTAGCGCTTGGCATGCCGCAGTACGCTGCCACCATCGCTGATAATGTCAAAAGTGGCAAG ATTCGTGCTTTGAATGGGCAGGTTTTGCTTGAGCTGACAGACACGGATCTGGAAGTGGGACTGGGCATTACGCAGCCGATGCACCGCAAGAAGCTGCGCCTGGCCATCGAGGAGCGCCGCCGACCAGACCTTGTCAGGAACCCCACCATTGGTCATCTCACTCACGCTTGGGTGGCCGCAGAATGGTTGCCGGATTTGGGTCTATCACAG TACGCAGAATCTTTCCTGGCAAATCTCGTCGATGCCCGTATGTTGGATACGATCAGTAAAAAAGAGctggaaaaatatttaggaGTGACCAGAAAGTTCCATCAAGCATCCATCGTTCATGGCATTCATCTTTTACGAATAATGAAATATGATCGACAA gctTTGGTTGTGAGGCGACATCAATGTGAGAATGTTGATGCCGATCCTTTAGTTTGGACCAACCAAAGATTTATACGTTGGGCTCATAATATTGATTTAGGAGAATTCGCTGATAATCTAAAAG ataGCGGTGTGCATGGCGGCTTAGTGGTTTTAGAGCCATCCTTTACTGGAGAAACAATGGCTACTGCATTGGGCATACCGCCGTCGAAGAGCATTATAAGAAGACATTTGGTGGCGGAGTTTGACGCCCTGATCATCCCAGCAAG GAACATGTTCGGACATCAAATCAGAATGTTAGGAAGACCCTTTTCTAGGTCTGTGGCTACAGGATTACCAGGCATTGATTTCACGGCAGACTCCAGAAGGCATAGTTTAAGA gGATCAATATCTCGAGCATTGGGAGTGTTAAAGCCGAAACTAGATCGCACCTCGCCGTCGAGTTCTAGTGAAAGCTCAAGCGTTCTAAGCCTTAGTGGACAATCCTATCAGATGTCATATTCGCCACCTATAGGCGTAAGGACTTTGTCACAACTAAGCATGACTTACGCCCCGCCGCCAACGCTGCAGGAATATGAGCCGATTTACACGCCGCTCAGTTTGTATTCCCAGTCTAGCGTCTCTACTCGGGATAGTTCACAGAGATTGAATGACATCAAAGAAGGCGTTGGTATCACACACag ATATGGTCAAAGAGCAGACCATGCTCATAGAGTAAGCTCTCCGCTGCCAGCGAAATCAATGGACGATACGGCGATCAAGCAAAAAAGACATCGGCGGGTAAAGAGCATTGGAGATATAAATGCGAGTAGTAAATCATCTGTTTAG
- the LOC106717953 gene encoding kazrin isoform X4 yields MALVRRILGDAQAKLRKMVDEQVSVGTRVEAEAEPEPADPLITPASSALERSDLDPRPIPPERRLLIGTLDKPRNGSLNGDKQGTLNRTSRITVRNSRDNPFIDDDNKENQANGKLESPVKWPTQNGSDSGTYAEIGNGGTSNTSERNILDPGDSSEEEVPLPEATSPGRSSDGPEPRADITASLDGGSASPGGRSDRSRQEEVPASPGMLSATQITRRLRQENERLQAELTRVRRLLVSAAERGEAGSSLMERSKGEGTDDAPTFDPQQLEKELLLAREAVTSLKADKKRLKAEKFDLLNQMKQLYATLEDKEKELRDFIRNYEQMRSRGGASSALGAERAERERERAALLRHARDEAERSLQLAAALNARDTQLRHAREQLFEARRQLQAAGCLSEGESVASLGLGPPMMLGGPSGLLGDRGSCSADSGVRELLLVTGSSDGGATSVCGGNLSDSTAEGVPPSIDPYDTDATSLVSSAHHYQLSTPRDCSPTLSPHNSASPFTRSIDAGSLSRSVEQLSSPGDSESALVGLRPRSGKTSRGRGSAWGSISRVFARSRHRTKSGSAAVSGHESEPVYAGTGGSRAWSPLGSEAALREAAALPLARWRAPAIIAWLELALGMPQYAATIADNVKSGKVLLELTDTDLEVGLGITQPMHRKKLRLAIEERRRPDLVRNPTIGHLTHAWVAAEWLPDLGLSQYAESFLANLVDARMLDTISKKELEKYLGVTRKFHQASIVHGIHLLRIMKYDRQALVVRRHQCENVDADPLVWTNQRFIRWAHNIDLGEFADNLKDSGVHGGLVVLEPSFTGETMATALGIPPSKSIIRRHLVAEFDALIIPARNMFGHQIRMLGRPFSRSVATGLPGIDFTADSRRHSLRGSISRALGVLKPKLDRTSPSSSSESSSVLSLSGQSYQMSYSPPIGVRTLSQLSMTYAPPPTLQEYEPIYTPLSLYSQSSVSTRDSSQRLNDIKEGVGITHRYGQRADHAHRVSSPLPAKSMDDTAIKQKRHRRVKSIGDINASSKSSV; encoded by the exons ATGGCACTAGTTCGCCGCATTCTAGGTGACGCTcag gCGAAACTTCGCAAAATGGTGGACGAACAAGTATCAGTGGGCACAAGAGTGGAGGCAGAGGCAGAACCCGAGCCTGCCGACCCTCTCATCACACCGGCAAGCTCTGCCCTGGAGAGATCTGACTTAGATCCCAGACCCATACCGCCGGAACGACGTCTCCTCATTGGCACATTAGATAAGCCAAGGAATGGCTCCTTGAACGGAGATAAACAGGGTACATTAAACAGAACATCGAGAATAACCGTAAGAAATAGCAGGGATAATCCTTTTATTG ATGATGACAATAAAGAAAATCAAGCAAACGGTAAACTGGAGTCACCAGTTAAATGGCCGACTCAAAACGGCAGCGACAGTGGCACTTACGCTGAAATAGGCAATGGAGGTACTAGCAATACTAGCGAGAGGAATATTCTTGATCCTGGTGATAGTTCAGAAGAAGAGGTGCCGTTACCTGAAGCAACATCTCCCGGAAGAAGTAGTGATGGTCCTGAACCGAGAGCTGATATCACCGCAAGTCTTGATGGag gATCGGCATCGCCCGGAGGCCGGTCCGACCGATCCCGACAAGAAGAGGTACCCGCCTCTCCTGGAATGTTATCAGCCACACAAATCACTCGTAGATTGAGACAAGAAAACGAGCGCCTACag GCGGAGCTTACTCGCGTGCGACGGTTGCTAGTATCAGCGGCGGAGCGTGGCGAGGCTGGCAGCTCCCTGATGGAAAGGAGTAAAGGCGAGGGAACCGACGATGCGCCGACATTTGACCCACAACAACTAGAGAAGGAACTGCTTCTTGCCAGAGAAGCAGTTACCT CCTTGAAAGCGGATAAGAAGAGGTTGAAGGCCGAGAAATTTGATTTGCTAAACCAGATGAAACAGCTTTACGCTACGCTCGAAGATAAAGAAAAGGAGTTGCGAGACTTTATCAGGAATTATGAACAG ATGCGATCACGTGGCGGAGCATCATCTGCACTAGGAGCAGAACGTGCAGAGCGGGAGAGAGAGCGCGCGGCCCTACTTCGTCACGCTAGGGACGAGGCAGAGAGATCTCTCCAGCTTGCGGCAGCTCTCAATGCTAGGGATACGCAACTGCGTCATGCAAGGGAACAACTATTTGAG GCTCGCAGGCAGTTACAAGCTGCTGGATGCTTGTCTGAGGGGGAGAGTGTGGCTTCCCTCGGGCTTGGTCCACCGATGATGCTCGGCGGTCCCTCGGGACTGCTGGGTGATAGAGGTAGCTGCAGCGCCGATTCTGGTGTCAGAG AGCTTTTGTTAGTGACAGGGAGCAGTGATGGCGGCGCGACGTCAGTCTGTGGCGGCAACTTATCAGACTCGACGGCGGAGGGCGTCCCGCCTTCTATTGACCCGTATGATACTGATGCAACATCGCTCGTCTCATCTGCTCATCATTATCAAC TGAGCACGCCTCGAGACTGCAGCCCAACGCTATCTCCGCATAACAGCGCCTCACCTTTCACTCGCTCCATTGACGCTGGCTCGCTTTCCAG GTCAGTAGAGCAGCTATCCAGTCCAGGTGACAGTGAGTCAGCTCTAGTAGGATTGCGCCCTCGCTCAGGCAAGACAAGCCGAGGTCGAGGCTCCGCTTGGGGGTCCATATCGCGTGTGTTCGCACGCAGCAGACATCGCACTAAATCAGGCAGCGCCGCTGTCAGTGGACACGAAAGCG AGCCAGTGTACGCCGGCACGGGCGGCAGTCGCGCATGGTCACCACTGGGCAGCGAGGCGGCGCTGCGTGAGGCGGCAGCATTGCCGCTAGCGCGGTGGCGGGCACCTGCCATCATCGCCTGGCTAGAGCTAGCGCTTGGCATGCCGCAGTACGCTGCCACCATCGCTGATAATGTCAAAAGTGGCAAG GTTTTGCTTGAGCTGACAGACACGGATCTGGAAGTGGGACTGGGCATTACGCAGCCGATGCACCGCAAGAAGCTGCGCCTGGCCATCGAGGAGCGCCGCCGACCAGACCTTGTCAGGAACCCCACCATTGGTCATCTCACTCACGCTTGGGTGGCCGCAGAATGGTTGCCGGATTTGGGTCTATCACAG TACGCAGAATCTTTCCTGGCAAATCTCGTCGATGCCCGTATGTTGGATACGATCAGTAAAAAAGAGctggaaaaatatttaggaGTGACCAGAAAGTTCCATCAAGCATCCATCGTTCATGGCATTCATCTTTTACGAATAATGAAATATGATCGACAA gctTTGGTTGTGAGGCGACATCAATGTGAGAATGTTGATGCCGATCCTTTAGTTTGGACCAACCAAAGATTTATACGTTGGGCTCATAATATTGATTTAGGAGAATTCGCTGATAATCTAAAAG ataGCGGTGTGCATGGCGGCTTAGTGGTTTTAGAGCCATCCTTTACTGGAGAAACAATGGCTACTGCATTGGGCATACCGCCGTCGAAGAGCATTATAAGAAGACATTTGGTGGCGGAGTTTGACGCCCTGATCATCCCAGCAAG GAACATGTTCGGACATCAAATCAGAATGTTAGGAAGACCCTTTTCTAGGTCTGTGGCTACAGGATTACCAGGCATTGATTTCACGGCAGACTCCAGAAGGCATAGTTTAAGA gGATCAATATCTCGAGCATTGGGAGTGTTAAAGCCGAAACTAGATCGCACCTCGCCGTCGAGTTCTAGTGAAAGCTCAAGCGTTCTAAGCCTTAGTGGACAATCCTATCAGATGTCATATTCGCCACCTATAGGCGTAAGGACTTTGTCACAACTAAGCATGACTTACGCCCCGCCGCCAACGCTGCAGGAATATGAGCCGATTTACACGCCGCTCAGTTTGTATTCCCAGTCTAGCGTCTCTACTCGGGATAGTTCACAGAGATTGAATGACATCAAAGAAGGCGTTGGTATCACACACag ATATGGTCAAAGAGCAGACCATGCTCATAGAGTAAGCTCTCCGCTGCCAGCGAAATCAATGGACGATACGGCGATCAAGCAAAAAAGACATCGGCGGGTAAAGAGCATTGGAGATATAAATGCGAGTAGTAAATCATCTGTTTAG